A stretch of DNA from Cannabis sativa cultivar Pink pepper isolate KNU-18-1 chromosome X, ASM2916894v1, whole genome shotgun sequence:
CCTCAAATGCCATCTCGTCCAGCTATCAAACCACCAAAAGAAATATCTTCTGCCCCAACGGGTAAATCTCAAACCCCATCACGTGTAGCCACTGAATCTCCAAAAGTAACATACTCAGCTCCAACAAGCAAACCTCAAACCCCATCACGTGTAGCCACTGAATCTCCAAAAGTAACATACTCAACTCCAACAAGCAAACCTCAAACCCCATCTCGTGCAACCACCGACTCCCCAAAAGAAACAACTTCTGCCCCAACAACCAAACCTCAATCACCATCTAGCTTAGTCATTAAACCACCAAAAGAAACATCTTCTGTCCCCACAGACAAACCTCTATCACCACCTAGTACAGTCATCAAACCACCAAAAGAAACATCTTCTGCCCCAACAAGTAAACCTCAAACCCCATCACGTGTAGCTACTGAAACCCCAAAAGTAACATACTATGCCCCAACAAGCCAACCTCAAACCCCATCTCATGCAACCACTGATTCCCCAAAAGTCAAACCTCAAACACCATCTCGTCCAACCATTGAATCCTTAAATGAAACTTCATTTTTCCCAACAATCAAAAATCAAACACCATCTCAAGCAACTACTGAATCTCCAGAAGAAACACAATCTTTTCCAACTACCAAACCCCAAACATCTTCTGCCCCAACAAGCAAACCTCAAACATCATCTCCAGTAGCTACTGAGTTCTCGAAAGAAACACCATTTGTGCCAATTTCCAAATCCCAAACACCAACTCCTTTAGCAAATGAATCACAAAAAGAAACACCATCATCTCAAAATTCCAAACTCCAAACACCATCTCAGTTCGCCACCGAGTCCCCAAAAGAGAATCAATCTCTTCAATTCACCAAGTCCACATCAGCCACTCCTCAATCAACTTCTTCACCCTCGACAAATATAGCTGTAAAACCCCCATCACCAACAAGCACTGCCACCAACTCTACAAAAGTAACACAACTGCCCACAACTGGTAAAACTCAATCCCCGTCTAGTATAACCAGTGAATCCCCAGAAGCCATTTCCCTGCCAACTTCTTCAACACCTACAAATGCAATTGTTAAGCCTCGGTCACCATCTCTTGCAACAATTGAGGCCTCAAAAGCTACTTCCCAGTCAACCTCTTCACCATCTGTTGAAACTGTTGTAGCTAAACCATCATCTCCATCTGTTGTAGTAGGGAAATCCCAAGTCAGTTCCAAGCCTACCTCACCACCTCAAGTAAGACCCCATAGAGGTTTAACATCTGTGTTGTCGTCGCCATCTAGTACAACCAGTGAATCCTCGGAAGTCAGTGCCCTGCCAACTTCAACACCTGCAAATGCAATTGTTAAAGCTCAATCACCATCTTTTGCAACAATGGAGGCCTCAAAAGCTACTTCTTCCCCATTTGCTGAaattgatgtaactaaaccacCATCTCCATCTCTTGCAGTAGGAAAATCACAAATCAGTTCCAAGCCTACCTCACCACCTCAAGTAAGACCCCATGGTGGTTTAACCTCTGTGTTATCGTCACCTTCAAAAAGAGACTCCAAGTCAGGGGCAACATCACCTTCACAATCTCGTGTGACTTTTGAGTCTCAACTAGAGTTGGGAAGGTCATTTCAATCTCAGTCCCCTACTTCTCAACATGCTTGGATGGATAATCTGGGGGTTTCTTCTCCAATTAGCAAAGCTACTCAACAAAAAGCAAAGGATGACATTGTATCTCAATCTCCGTCTTCGCCTGAGAAACCTCAAGTTAGAGCTCAGGTTCAATCATCAAATCATGAGCAAGAACTAGAGAAAGAAGTAGCTTTTATGGTGTCATTGCGAGGGGCTGAATCAAAAGAGAAAATCACATCTGAAACTAAAAGGATAAAAACCTCTCAAGATGCTCTTGCTGCAAGGGAGCTAAAAGAAGTTCCAATGCCTTTGGAAACAACCATGTCACTCTCTGAAGAAGCTAACAAGGTAGATGTCCCACCCCAGAAGTCAGATTTGAAGCTCCAACCCGAATTAGAGAAACATAATGTTACATTTCAAGCACTAGAAGGGCAACAAAAACGAGAAGTTTCTGACAGAACGAAGACTATAGCCACCACCACTTATATTGGTAATGATGCCGAAATTGCTAAATCATCGCATCCGATACGTGGAAATACAAACAATTCTTTTCAAAAGCCTGTTTTGACCATAGAGGAAGAAGTTTCTCTACACAAGAATATCATAGAAGACATTTCCAAGCTTGTTAAAAAACTCACCACTAGAACCCAAGTGGATGAAAAGCCTGTTATTGTCGTTACCTTAACTGGTGAAAACAAAGGAGCGGCAATGCACATGAGCTCTGAATCAACAAAAAAGGAAGAATCAATTCACATTCATCGGAGTTACAAGACTAACTTAGAGAAGAGCCCTAAAAATGAAAACACCACTGATGGAGAAACAAGCTCGGGAGAGAGGCATATAGACCGAATGATAAGAGAAGCCCATTCACCAAAAGCTTATGTCAATAGCAATGCACAGAGCGTTAACAACTCCATTGTATTCAATGCTTCAATCGAAGAAAAGAATCCGGGTGTTCAATTGACCTACTCTCAGTACACAACTGACGAGGTCAAGCAGTTGAAATTGTAACTCAAAATCCACCCAAACCTGCAAGGTTGAGTTTACAATGACCCCTAGACGACAATGCCTTAAAAACTCTTTATGGAACCAAGCAACTCAAGCCCAAAAAATCCAAAAGAGCGTTGACACGATTGCTGCTGCTACAAATTTGGgagaaaaaaaacagaaaagagTTCTGTTCAAGACTCATTTGTTGATAGTGTTCTTATagtctaaaacaataaaatgatACAATAAATTCTTACAACAGGAGTAAGATCGATAATGATCACAATAACTGGTTGAAAGATCGCATGGTTCTTATCTAGCCTTTGCTTCTtatattataagaaaaatatgCCACCCATTACGCACTTGTCTTTTAAAACCTGATTTTAATAAACTAAGTAAGATACCAAAAACTAGACCGCACGTAATCTTTCCTATTATCATCGTTTCGAgcaagaattaaaaataaaataaaaaagaaaagaaatataaCAGGGTAGAGCTCAATAGAGGCTACATAAAGTGAAGCTTAGAATTGCTAAAGTAAggttacatacatacatactcTAAGCGAAAACTCTGAGCCTCTTTAGTGCaaataaataaatggtaaacTTACATCACACTTTCATATCAGATAAGACAATATATTATAAACTAGTGCCAGACCAACTAAGATTCTTGTGCTCGTGATCAAGGGCAAAAGCCTAAAGTGCTTAGTTTCAAAAGATATTTACAGTTTAGTTTCTAGATGACCAGTATGTAATGGTCATTCGCAGGCAGGTTTCGTGTCAAAGCTACTTAGGCAGATTGAAAAGGCTTGGAAAGCAGAAAGAGGGTACCGATAGTCCATTGTGAATATGTCTTTCCCAATCTTTCCAAATTGCAGTATCACCTTTTCCTGCTCAGCTGCTGAAACATTTTGGCAAGGCTCAGCAGCTGCCACCAACTGGAAATTCTTCACTGATGCCACCGTAACTCGTCCCTTGAAATTAAGGCACCAGCATTGCAACTGCTCGTGCCATCTTGGagctttatttttcaaaataagagGATCCCTTGTGCACTGAACCAAGTCCATAGAGTCTGTGAGATTACTGGAGCTCAACTCAACAAGTGGCTTCTTTGCGTTTGAAACTGACAATGGGGATGAAAAACATTGCTCTTCAAGGCCATTTGTGAATTCCGTTGGAGTCGGGGCAACTCCCCCTTCTTGTACTGAAGAAATGGGGATTGAATGCATGGTGCACTGCATTCTCCTTGGGCCTCTTGTACGCAGAACATTAAGCTCGTATGATATAGTGgcaacattgtaattagcagcAGGTACCCTTGGAGATACCTGCTTTGAATGAATTCTTCTCCGCGATCTACAATTTGTTTGGATCACAGGGTCACATGGAGGCTGACTATCGTAAATGGTGAACTTTGTGCCCAAAAAATTAGATCtgttaaaattatacaattcaTGATGAGAAAACCGAACAAAACAGAAAAATTGTAATACCCTGCGTATAATCCCACCTTAGTTTTCCAATGTAACTACTGCTTGTTCGAGAGAAGTCATCTGCAGCCAGGGATATCACAAATTCTGTACTTGTTGCCCGTCTGATTTTTCTTGCCGCCAACAGCAGTTTGCTCATATCGCCAGCCAAAGCTGTAGATTAATTATCAGACCATTACTTATATTCAGAACCAAAAGCTATGTCATACTAGATAATGCCCACGATTCCCGTAGATTTTAGTAAAATTATTAACACACTATGAAGATAGTGAAAAGCTCCACTAATTAGATCCACAAGCAAGGCCATACTTAGATCAAGATGTAACTACCACTTTCATGAATCAAGGGCAGAAGAAGCCATTTCACCAGATTTTAACTATAACTTTCTTTAGTGGTGAAAGAACACAAATTGACAATAGAGAATGAGCGCCATTCACCCCTAAACTAGTAATAAACCAATCACAAGAATCCTCTAAAGCTCTTACCAGGAGTTAAACCAAGATACAGTCGAAATGTTGAAGTCGCTCTTTCCCTCTTAATAAAGCACTGAATCGGAGAATCTCTTGGCCCCGGCTGATAATTTTGAATAATcacataaaagaaaagaaaaatcacaAATTAGCATGTGGGTAAAATAGAATCAAAACAATCTTATATTACCACGAGAAGAAAAATACCTGCTTGAGTGAGATGGGAAAAGTAAGCCACCCGGACTGCTCAGGAGTTTTGACGACTTCTTTAGTAATTTCCCTCCACGACCTGCAAACAGAGGCACAAGCAACCACATCCCTCCGAGCAGGCCAGGTGGTCTCACTGGATTCTACGCGTTGGATTATGTCAAGAAGCAACTCAGGTGGCAAGTTCGCCCACCGGCCCTGCTGAACCAATGCAGAACAAGTCCAAGACGATGAAACCGTTGACGAAGACCCTTCAGGGGCAATGTGTGACTTACTCCTCCGATGATTAAGCTTTCCCATTATCCTTCTTCTTGATATGTTGCCAATGCCTTCTTTCATCTCTCTGAGCTCGCGAACTAAGCTTTTGAATGACATGCTGATTAAACTAGCACTCTCGTATCACTACACAAATAAGACCAAATTTCACGAGGTTTGAAATGGATAAAAAACTTTGGAAGTTTTTGTAGATCTATTTATGGAATCCGAAGATGATCCAAAGGGTATTCAAATATAAGTTTACATTGAGTATCAGAGTTTCTTGCTTTCAGGTGTTGATGCATAAAACCTCACAAAAGCAACTCAATCTGcgcacacacaaaaaaaaaaatgaaactttaATAGATCAGCAGCAAATGAAATTACATTTAATAACAAAACGATGCAATGCTTAACTGTTTACGTACACACCCCAATGACAAGCCTAAAAAAACAAACCCCAGAACAAGATCAATTAATGCTTACAACTTCAAAATGAAAGCTACGGGATAATTAGAGAATCGGGGATCAACTACCAAATATATTAACATTGCAACATCTCCCAccactaaaagaaaaaaaaaaagaagaagaagaaaagcgTAGATTGCTTGATTTACTTCAAACTAATCAAGAAAGAGATTCATGTACCGAGCAAGGAGGCAAACGCGTTGGATTTCTGAACAATTCCAATGAAAGAGCTTTTTTCGAAGAAATCGTGAAGCGGAATTAGAGAATCTTTTCAGGTTACCAATGTCTCGAACgaggtaaaaaaaaaactaagagagagagagagaatgaaggGCTGTGGGccgaagaagaggaagaagaaactagaAAATGGCGAACATGGATTAGTGGTTGTAAACTGTAATATAAAAGGGGAAACCCAGGACCTGACCCAGGCAACCGGCAACGGAGCCCACCTCTCGTAGCCACGACTGTGACAATCACAGACAGAGGCACGGCCAGTCTCCCACAACCACACAACCCAccctcttctccttcttcttctctttctccttctcgGATCCCAATTCCTCATATTCTGCTTTTTTTCTAAtcctatttaataattaaatgacaaatttattataattaaattaataattaataattattccttctcttttctctctgagtataactattttaatttttttaaaaaagaaaaattacttttttaattttaatttatacaacTTGCGTGTGTATAGCTAAGACACTAATTTGGTgtgcctttttcttttttttttatctctttctttcttttcaaattCGGACCATTTTGATTTTTGCCAGCCAGATACAATGTGGACCTTGTCGTTTCGTCTTTGTTTCCACGCTCTTGTCTCTCCGTTTCACTAAATTGTTCAAATCACTCGGCCCATTCTGTCGTTTCTCACATAACTATTtcttttttctctaattttttattaaaaaaaaaaagaaaagaaaagaaaagaaagctttatttatttatctataatAATGGGTATTAATTTTCTCATTTAACACAATTAATAGCATGACCTAGTCCATTTTGACATGACTGGTTAACGAAGTGTATTGAATTTCTTATTATTGAAATTATTAGAGAACTAAATTTTTGACAATAACAGGAAAAAATTAATGAAGAGAAAAAAAGTAGAATTTTTTGTTTTGAGACTATCAATAATGGTGGAAGCATTTTGGTCTCTGAAGAACAAAAATTGAGACAGCAAGTCATTGTAATTGT
This window harbors:
- the LOC115696694 gene encoding uncharacterized protein LOC115696694 — encoded protein: MAERRQPFRFRLPWSQRSTEQQTQSSRPTSVSRRASRPAGRAPSQPPPSQSQPPSKAEAQPSSASPSPSPATAINESPKETPSKPSVKPPTPSGAATKSPKETPSIPTLKPQTSSTPSPKFKTPSRAATESPKVTSSTAKGKRQISSHTATESTKETHSPRTTKPQTPSHASTESSKKTFSNPTFKPQMPSRPAIKPPKEISSAPTGKSQTPSRVATESPKVTYSAPTSKPQTPSRVATESPKVTYSTPTSKPQTPSRATTDSPKETTSAPTTKPQSPSSLVIKPPKETSSVPTDKPLSPPSTVIKPPKETSSAPTSKPQTPSRVATETPKVTYYAPTSQPQTPSHATTDSPKVKPQTPSRPTIESLNETSFFPTIKNQTPSQATTESPEETQSFPTTKPQTSSAPTSKPQTSSPVATEFSKETPFVPISKSQTPTPLANESQKETPSSQNSKLQTPSQFATESPKENQSLQFTKSTSATPQSTSSPSTNIAVKPPSPTSTATNSTKVTQLPTTGKTQSPSSITSESPEAISLPTSSTPTNAIVKPRSPSLATIEASKATSQSTSSPSVETVVAKPSSPSVVVGKSQVSSKPTSPPQVRPHRGLTSVLSSPSSTTSESSEVSALPTSTPANAIVKAQSPSFATMEASKATSSPFAEIDVTKPPSPSLAVGKSQISSKPTSPPQVRPHGGLTSVLSSPSKRDSKSGATSPSQSRVTFESQLELGRSFQSQSPTSQHAWMDNLGVSSPISKATQQKAKDDIVSQSPSSPEKPQVRAQVQSSNHEQELEKEVAFMVSLRGAESKEKITSETKRIKTSQDALAARELKEVPMPLETTMSLSEEANKVDVPPQKSDLKLQPELEKHNVTFQALEGQQKREVSDRTKTIATTTYIGNDAEIAKSSHPIRGNTNNSFQKPVLTIEEEVSLHKNIIEDISKLVKKLTTRTQVDEKPVIVVTLTGENKGAAMHMSSESTKKEESIHIHRSYKTNLEKSPKNENTTDGETSSGERHIDRMIREAHSPKAYVNSNAQSVNNSIVFNASIEEKNPGVQLTYSQYTTDEVKQLKL
- the LOC115700931 gene encoding tubby-like F-box protein 5, coding for MSFKSLVRELREMKEGIGNISRRRIMGKLNHRRSKSHIAPEGSSSTVSSSWTCSALVQQGRWANLPPELLLDIIQRVESSETTWPARRDVVACASVCRSWREITKEVVKTPEQSGWLTFPISLKQPGPRDSPIQCFIKRERATSTFRLYLGLTPALAGDMSKLLLAARKIRRATSTEFVISLAADDFSRTSSSYIGKLRSNFLGTKFTIYDSQPPCDPVIQTNCRSRRRIHSKQVSPRVPAANYNVATISYELNVLRTRGPRRMQCTMHSIPISSVQEGGVAPTPTEFTNGLEEQCFSSPLSVSNAKKPLVELSSSNLTDSMDLVQCTRDPLILKNKAPRWHEQLQCWCLNFKGRVTVASVKNFQLVAAAEPCQNVSAAEQEKVILQFGKIGKDIFTMDYRYPLSAFQAFSICLSSFDTKPACE